In Psychrobacter sp. P11G3, a single genomic region encodes these proteins:
- a CDS encoding PilT/PilU family type 4a pilus ATPase has protein sequence MDIDKLLQLMISKNGSDLFITADVAPSMKVNGKILPVGRTPLSAEQTLRLVKGVMTPSQQKEFEETNECQFAISDEAQQARFRVSAFVQRDMAGMILRKIENNIPTVEELRLPPALKELAMKKRGIVLLVGATGTGKSTTLAAMIGHRNQNSHGHIITIEDPIEFVHKHRGCIITQREVGIDTHSFEAGLKNTLRQAPDVILIGEIRNREVMNYAIQYAETGHLVFATLHANNANQAIDRIIHFFETNRHNQLFMDLSLNLQAIIAQQLIPTPDGKGRRAAIEILLNSQLISDYIRKGEVHEIKDVMTRSRDSGMQTFDQALFDLYEQGEITYKEAILHADSPNDLRLKIKLSSKNGKANLDEGADSLSLDVS, from the coding sequence ATGGACATTGATAAACTATTACAATTAATGATCAGCAAAAATGGCTCTGACCTTTTTATTACTGCTGACGTAGCACCTTCCATGAAAGTGAATGGAAAAATTTTACCTGTCGGTAGGACACCTTTGAGTGCTGAGCAAACCTTGAGATTGGTCAAAGGTGTAATGACGCCAAGCCAGCAAAAAGAGTTTGAAGAAACCAACGAGTGTCAATTTGCTATCTCTGATGAAGCGCAGCAAGCACGCTTTCGAGTCAGTGCATTTGTACAACGCGACATGGCAGGAATGATTTTACGAAAAATTGAAAACAACATTCCAACAGTTGAAGAATTACGTTTACCGCCAGCGCTGAAAGAATTGGCCATGAAAAAACGCGGTATTGTTCTATTAGTTGGCGCAACGGGTACAGGTAAATCTACTACCCTTGCGGCAATGATAGGACATCGCAATCAAAACTCTCATGGTCATATCATCACGATAGAAGACCCTATTGAATTTGTCCATAAGCATCGCGGCTGTATTATTACCCAACGTGAAGTTGGTATCGACACCCATTCATTTGAAGCAGGCTTAAAAAACACGCTACGTCAAGCACCCGATGTCATCTTAATCGGCGAGATTCGTAACCGTGAAGTCATGAACTACGCTATTCAGTACGCAGAAACTGGCCATCTAGTGTTTGCAACTTTGCACGCAAACAACGCTAACCAAGCAATTGATCGTATCATTCACTTTTTTGAAACCAATCGCCATAATCAGTTGTTTATGGACTTGTCGTTGAACCTGCAAGCTATTATCGCGCAGCAACTTATTCCCACGCCTGACGGTAAAGGACGACGCGCTGCTATCGAAATTTTGCTAAATTCGCAGCTGATCAGTGACTATATCCGTAAAGGGGAAGTCCATGAAATCAAAGATGTGATGACACGCTCACGAGACAGTGGTATGCAAACCTTTGATCAGGCGCTTTTTGATTTGTACGAACAAGGAGAGATAACGTATAAAGAAGCGATTCTACATGCCGACTCTCCTAACGATCTACGCCTCAAAATTAAGCTCAGTAGCAAAAACGGTAAAGCTAATTTAGATGAAGGTGCTGATAGTTTATCGTTAGATGTTAGCTAA